A region of Homo sapiens chromosome X, GRCh38.p14 Primary Assembly DNA encodes the following proteins:
- the TMEM185A gene encoding transmembrane protein 185A isoform 3 (isoform 3 is encoded by transcript variant 3): protein MNLRGLFQDFNPSKFLIYACLLLFSVLLALRLDGIIQWSYWAVFAPIWLWKLMVIVGASVGTGVWARNPQYRAEGETCVEFKAMLIAVGIHLLLLMFEVLVCDRIERGSHFWLLVFMPLFFVSPVSVAACVWGFRHDRSLELEILCSVNILQFIFIALRLDKIIHWPWLVCNF from the exons TAAATTCCTCATCTATGCCTGTCTGCTGCTGTTCTCTGTGCTGCTGGCCCTTCGTTTGGATGGCATCATACAGTGGAGTTACTGGGCTGTCTTTGCTCCAATATGGCTGTGGAAGTTAATGGTCATTGTTGGAGCCTCAGTTGGAACTGGAGTCTGGGCACGAAATCCTCAATATCG AGCAGAAGGAGAAACGTGTGTGGAGTTTAAAGCCATGTTGATTGCAGTGGGCATCCACTTGCTCTTGTTGATGTTTGAAGTTCTGGTCTGTGACAGAATCGAGAGAGGAAGCCATTTCTGGCTCCTGGTCTTCATGCCGCTGTTCTTTGTTTCCCCGGTGTCTGTTGCAGCTTGCGTTTGGGGCTTTCGACATGACAGGTCACTAGAG tTAGAAATCCTGTGTTCTGTCAACATTCTCCAGTTTATATTCATTGCCTTAAGACTGGACAAGATCATCCACTGGCCCTGGCTTGtatgtaacttttaa